From Bicyclus anynana chromosome 18, ilBicAnyn1.1, whole genome shotgun sequence, a single genomic window includes:
- the LOC128198948 gene encoding uncharacterized protein LOC128198948 — protein sequence MKNYRIRFDAKSELYVAYVLYMKTIAANLTGEQAKELVLKLARAEYLENWFTYKKVEPLIKRLKSEERSSFKKQVFVDKAIDCKVKDWPYPLPKPLVLKVEDKAHVFKDIQREPCKYEIEYLTNHYFGAGMLKPQVMEKCDLFAHEYNLVCDYAATCDPWKSPLNQLFNRYRFIGFEQTFVHNKNLLAESTTEGRLNIMLVLVSKSGGVPEQVEKFLKLMVERHKNEPTTLRAAVIRSLVKRGSAWRLPENVWSLVLQFGVDIGLDGAETDPTCREGLHAVVLRHLLADVQISPALLTGFLRQFSTFTEYKLNLEEKKLVAKRLPPLILSSDANAFLTHLSNIKLI from the coding sequence atgaaaaattacagAATTAGATTTGATGCTAAGAGTGAATTATATGTAGCTTATGTACTTTACATGAAAACTATTGCAGCTAACTTGACTGGTGAACAAGCCAAAGAACTTGTTCTGAAACTTGCCAGAGCTGAGTATTTGGAAAATTGGTTTACATACAAGAAGGTTGAACCATTAATAAAACGCTTGAAATCAGAGGAAAGGTCTTCTTTTAAAAAGCAAGTGTTTGTTGATAAAGCGATTGATTGTAAAGTCAAAGACTGGCCATACCCATTACCTAAACCATTAGTTCTAAAAGTCGAGGATAAAGCCCATGTATTTAAAGACATACAGCGTGAGCCATGTAAATACGAAATCGAATACCTTACGAATCATTACTTCGGTGCTGGCATGCTCAAACCACAAGTAATGGAAAAATGTGATTTGTTCGCTCATGAGTACAATTTAGTTTGTGACTATGCAGCTACTTGTGACCCATGGAAATCTCCATTGAACCAGTTGTTCAACCGTTATCGTTTTATAGGTTTTGAACAAACATTTGTacacaataaaaatttgttagcTGAAAGCACTACTGAAGGTCGACTCAATATTATGCTAGTTCTTGTCAGCAAAAGCGGAGGAGTTCCAGAACAAGTAGAGAAATTTCTAAAGCTAATGGTAGAAAGACATAAGAATGAACCAACCACGCTACGGGCTGCAGTTATTAGATCTCTCGTAAAACGTGGTTCTGCCTGGCGTTTGCCTGAAAATGTCTGGTCGTTAGTGCTACAATTTGGCGTTGACATAGGTCTCGATGGAGCTGAAACAGACCCAACATGCCGCGAAGGCCTTCATGCTGTTGTCTTACGTCACTTATTAGCTGATGTCCAAATATCACCTGCTTTACTTACTGGCTTTCTCCGTCAATTCTCTACATTTACCGAATACAAATTAAATCTTGAAGAAAAGAAGTTAGTCGCTAAACGTTTACCTCCGCTTATACTGTCTTCAGATGCGAATGCATTTTTGACACACTTGTCCaatataaagttaatttaa
- the LOC112055786 gene encoding gastrula zinc finger protein XlCGF46.1, whose amino-acid sequence MLEDSDLNAIVYNIISENRYSNCRLCLNILHEHYVRFDDLVSLNPEGDNFQPLATILTKLLGENICDEITGIDAVCPDCVAHVLSSVRFMEKCQKSDYLINQVFENLTQTLSVDINTKDKNKALYLLIENLESKALLVKKNKEKQNIDNVKHLHKCHVCLEYFDTVQEFTAHNLTLHDTYTCEICLETFENDFELINHGSTYHRYKCPECPQYRSTVVGLKNHENMMHSTYTCKECGKTCQGLHKLQIHEDKHKVKSVCPKCGKTYTTREFYEKHVELCLKDLIDPHPIRSTMEKAFTCEKCDKAYSTPGGLRVHERFAHGNAKPHICKECGKMFTAPSYLKVHMVKHTGEKNFKCEICTNRFVSKEALLYHTRRHTGEKPYSCKICNEKFVNASARAEHIKFKHVGPTLMCEICSRKFVTTHFLKQHISRHHDPTSKLYYGRNMIPPNLPVEQNMRRFIIEP is encoded by the exons ATGTTGGAGGATTCAGATTTAAATGCtatcgtttataatattattagcgaGAATCGCTACAGCAATTGCAGGTTATGCTTGAACATTTTACACGAACATTATGTCCGTTTCGACGACTTGGTCTCCTTAAACCCTGAAGGTGATAATTTTCAACCTTTGGCGACAATCCTGACTAAACTTCTAGGTGAAAAT ATTTGCGATGAGATTACTGGGATTGATGCTGTGTGTCCTGACTGTGTTGCGCACGTACTTTCATCGGTCCGTTTTATGGAAAAATGCCAGAAATCTGATTATCTCATAAACCAAGTTTTCGAAAACCTTACACAGACTCTTAGTGTTGACATAAACACAAAAGATAAAAACAAagcattatatttattgattgaaaACTTGGAGTCCAAAGCACTTTTAGTgaaaaagaataaagaaaaacaaaatattgataatGTGAAACATTTGCACAAATGCCATGTGTGCCTTGAATATTTTGATACAGTTCAAGAGTTTACAGCACATAACCTAACTCTACATGATACTTACACATGTGAAATATGTTTAGAAACATTTGAAAATGACTTTGAGTTAATAAATCATGGAAGTACCTATCACAGATACAAATGTCCAGAATGCCCCCAGTACCGGAGTACAGTTGTGGGGCTAAAAAACCATGAAAACATGATGCACTCTACATATACTTGTAAAGAGTGTGGAAAAACCTGCCAAGGCTTACACAAACTTCAAATACATGAAGACAAACACAAGGTGAAGAGTGTTTGTCCTAAATGTGGTAAAACCTATACCACAAGAGAGTTTTATGAAAAACATGTAGAGTTGTGTCTTAAAGACTTAATTGATCCTCACCCAATAAGGAGTACTATGGAGAAGGCATTTACATGCGAGAAATGTGATAAGGCTTACAGCACACCTGGTGGACTCCGAGTGCATGAACGTTTTGCTCATGGCAATGCAAAGCCTCACATTTGTAAAGAGTGTGGTAAAATGTTTACTGCTCCTAGTTATTTGAAGGTGCACATGGTAAAACATACAGGAgaaaagaattttaaatgtGAAATATGTACCAACCGGTTTGTTTCCAAAGAGGCTCTTTTGTATCATACTAGACGacacactggtgaaaaaccgTACAGTTGCAAGATATGCAATGAAAAATTTGTGAATGCCTCAGCTAGAGCCGAACATATAAAGTTCAAACATGTAGGTCCTACTTTAATGTGCGAGATATGTTCACGGAAATTTGTAACTACACATTTTTTGAAACAACACATAAGTAGGCATCATGACCCAACTAGCAAATTGTATTATGGAAGAAATATGATACCACCCAACTTGCCTGTTGAACAAAACATGAGGAGATTTATAATTGAGCCTTGA
- the LOC112055787 gene encoding zinc finger protein 227 — MRLDDQITLLALKYICGENKELCRLCLSSIQSREAAVSLKNIVQVKTPYCQDSVTYNCVLTNLGIPDEPLLPQVVCSDCTTILINSYLFQQLKEFSNNIWDKVLKDLNNTFSNSCKLNLQDMNSVFATIHKTDMFTSHQKCTTGTKQRTLCNVNKAIKSYKKSLTGNKSELVCEKCGKRFKAQFLLKKHIKFHKKTLHPCPNCTKVFSMQNYLHIHIERVHYPKKIKCDICPKKFSTKRVLKHHLRTEHIPMKCKDCDIELPSKKALKFHLDHHKVNTCPFCNKGYRNIKYFKLHMKYCGKIGNPDTYICDICQKAYQAKSGLNSHMKTAHGFGKVLSCKWCNKKFDVISRLNDHIVTHTKEKKFYCEKCGGKFVTHKSLINHIRLHTGERPYPCSLCDQSFLSASRRLEHQKRKHFEPAHKCSLCEAKFVTRYEWRKHLKRHFKQSSKLYVTGSDIPQS; from the exons ATGCGGTTAGACGACCAGATCACTTTATTAGCACTAAAATACATATGTGGTGAGAATAAGGAATTATGCAGGTTATGTTTATCCTCAATACAATCAAGAGAAGCAgcagtttcattaaaaaatattgtacaagTTAAGACTCCATACTGTCAAGATTCAGTAACTTATAACTGTGTCCTCACCAATCTAGGT ATCCCTGATGAGCCTCTTCTGCCTCAAGTTGTGTGCAGCGACTGcacaacaattttaataaattcatacCTTTTTCAACAACTAAAAGAATTCTCCAACAATATATGGGATAAGGTGTTAAAAGATCTCAACAACACCTTTTCAAACTCATGCAAACTTAACTTGCAAGATATGAATAGTGTATTTGCTACTATACACAAAACTGATATGTTCACCAGTCATCAAAAATGCACTACTGGGACTAAACAAAGAACTCTATGTAATGTTAATAAAGCTATtaaatcatacaaaaaaagCTTAACAGGGAATAAAAGTGAATTAGTTTGTGAGAAATGTGGAAAGAGATTCAAAGCACAGTTTTTGttgaaaaaacatattaaattcCATAAGAAAACTTTACACCCATGTCCTAATTGTACAAAAGTATTTAGTATGCAGAATTATTTACACATACACATTGAAAGAGTGCAttatccaaaaaaaattaaatgtgatatttgcCCCAAAAAGTTTAGTACTAAAAGAGTTTTAAAACATCACTTGAGAACAGAACACATTCCTATGAAATGTAAGGACTGTGATATTGAATTACCATCTAAAAAAGCTCTTAAATTCCACTTGGACCATCACAAAGTAAATACATGCCCTTTCTGCAACAAAGGTTAcagaaacataaaatatttcaagttaCATATGAAGTACTGTGGGAAAATTGGAAATCCAGATACCTACATTTGTGATATCTGCCAAAAAGCATATCAAGCCAAAAGTGGTTTAAATTCTCATATGAAAACTGCACATGGATTTGGTAAAGTTCTATCTTGCAAATGGTGTAATAAAAAGTTTGATGTCATCAGTCGACTGAATGATCACATTGTGACACATACAAAGGAGAAAAAGTTCTATTGTGAGAAATGTGGAGGGAAATTTGTTACACACAAATCATTAATTAATCATATACGTTTACACACTGGAGAACGTCCGTACCCTTGCAGTTTATGTGATCAAAGCTTTTTATCTGCTTCTAGAAGATTGGAACATCAAAAGAGGAAGCACTTTGAACCAGCACATAAATGTAGTTTATGTGAGGCCAAATTTGTAACCCGCTATGAATGGCGAAAGCATTTGAAAAGACATTTCAAACAAAGCAGTAAATTGTATGTAACAGGATCTGACATACCGCAAAGTTAA